The DNA segment TCGCGGTTCCTCGACCTCTATGCGAAGGCGGTGCAACGACGATGACGACGTCCAAGGAGCGCAGGCCGCGGCCGGCGACGAGAGCGGATGCCACGACAGCGGATGCCACGACAGCGGATGCCTCGGGCAAGCTCACCCTCGCCGAGATCCTCGAGCTCGTCGCCGGCGGCCGGCTCCCGCTGCGGTTCACCGCGTACGACGGCAGCTCGGCGGGCCCGCCCGACGCCCCGCTCGGCATCGAGCTGAAGACGCCGCGGGGCACGACCTACCTCGCCACCGGTCGCGGCGACCTCGGCCTCGCCCGTGCCTACATCGCCGGCGACCTCGAGATCCACGGCGTGCACCCGGGCGACCCCTACGAACTGCTGAAGGCGCTCGCCGACGAACTGGTGTTCCGGATGCCGCCGCCACGGGTGATGGCGCAGATCCTCCGCTCGATCGGGGTCGAGCACCTGCGGCCGATCGCGCCGCCGCCGGGGGAGGCGCCGCCCCGGTGGCGTCGGGTCGCCACGGGGCGCCGGCATGGCAAGGCGCGGGACGCCGAAGCCATCCACCACCACTACGACGTCTCGAACGCCTTCTACGAATGGGTGCTCGGGCCGTCGATGACCTACACCTGCGCGTGCTACCCGCGCCCCGAGGCATCCCTCGACGAAGCCCAGGAGAACAAGTACCGGCTCGTCTTCGACAAGCTCCGGCTGAGCCCGGGCGACCGGCTGCTCGACGTGGGCTGCGGGTGGGGCGGCATGGTGCGCTACGCGGCGCGCCGCGGCATCCGGGTCATCGGCGTCACGCTGTCGGAGGAGCAGGCGACGTGGGCGCAGCGCGCCATCGCCGAGGAGGGCCTGGGCGAGCTCGCCGAGGTGCGCCACGGCGACTACCGCGACATCCGTGACAGCGGGTTCGATGCGGTGTCGTCGATCGGGCTGCTCGAGCACATCGGGGTCCGCAACTACGCGAAGTACTTCCGATTCCTGCAGTCGCGGCTGCGCCCCGGCGGGCTGCTGCTCAACCACTGCATCACCCGCCCGGACAACCGGTCCGAACCCTCGACGCACGGCTTCATCGACCGCTACGTCTTCCCCGACGGCGAACTCACCGGGTCCGGGCGCATCATCACCGAAGCGCAGGATGCCGGCCTCGAGGTGCTGCACGAGGAGAACCTGCGCCCGCACTACGCGCTGACCCTGCGCGACTGGTGCGCCAACCTCGTCGAGCACTGGGACGAGGCGGTCGACGAGGTCGGCCTGCCGACCGCGAAGGTGTGGGGGCTCTACATGGCCGGCTCGCGGCTCCAGTTCGAGCGCGGCGGCATCCAGCTGCACCAGGTGCTCGCGGTGAAGCCCGGCGACCGCGGCGGCATCGGCGACCTGCCGCTGCGGCCGTGGTGGGCGGCGTAGGGCGGCTGGCACTCGCAGCCGTCAGGCAGGAGAAGTGGCGACTTCCGCCCCGCTCGCCGCATCGACGAGCCGGGCACGCTCGAGGAGGCCACGCGTGATCCCCCGGACGACCATCCACGCGAGCGGCGCGGCCGCCAGCAGGAGGACCTCGCCGGCGAGGCTCACCCACATCGCGCTTCGGAAATGTTCGAGCGTCTCTGCGGCAGCGTAGATGCGGCCTGCGATCCAGATGGCGAGGTTGCTGCTCAGCCACAGCACCCACCAGGTGATCTGCCACGGCGGCCGCGAGCGACCGGTCGCGCGCCAGAGATCCGAGACGTTCTGGTACGGGAACCAGAAACTGACGATGGGTATGAACCAGGAGCTCGCGTGCCGGCCGGGCGAGCGTCGGGTGCGACCGGCGACCTGCTTGGCAGCGCGGTACTGCCAGATGGCCCAGTACACGCCGGTCGCGATGAGGGCGATCGCCCCCAGGGCGTTGACGATCGTCGACGTCTGGTCGTAGGCGTTGATCGAGCCCACGGCCGCCTCATCACCGCCGAGGTAGCTCGAGGCTGCCCCGATGCCGAACAGCTCGGTTCCGATGGTGATCGCGGACAGGACGCCGCAGACCACGAGGAGCACCTGGGTAGCAGATGCCATGTCGGAGAGCGCCTTCATCGCGCCGGCGGATTCGGCGGCCTGCGGGAGCGGTGTCGACGATGCGCTCTCAGTCGGGACTGAGTCGGCCGGCGTCGTCGACGGCGGAGGAGTAGTGGACATGAGGGGGCTTTCTGGGGTAGGGGTCATGGTGGGATCCGCGGTACGGAGAGCCCTCCAAGGTCGGGTTGCGAGTGACTCTAGTGACCAGCCGAGGACGCGATGATCACGATTCGGCCACACCGATCGGCCGACGCGACAGGGCGGATGCCGCGGCATCCGCCCCCTTCGCGCTCTGCGCGAGCTCAGCCCGCCGACGCAGCCCCCTGCGGCGGGTTGAACCTGAGTTTCGAGACGGACGCCGTTGTCGTCCCGATGAATGCCGCGTAGTAGCGCTCCGAGGTGGTCGAAGAGCGGCATCACGACTACGGACGCCGCCGCTCACCGCCACCCGAGCGCCGGGGCAACGTGCGTGAGGATCGACTCGAGCACGTGCGCGTTGTAGTCGACGCCCAGCTGGTTCGGCACGGTGAGGAGCAGCGTGTCGGCGGCGGCGATCGCCTCGTCTTCGCGCAGCTGCTCGATGAGCACGTCGGGTTCGGCGGCGTAGCTGCGGCCGAAGACGGCGCGGAAGTCGTCGATCACGCCGAACTGGTCTGACCGGTCGCCGCCGCCGACGAAGTACGCGCGGTCCGTGTCGTTCACGATGGCGAAGATCGACCGGCTCACCGAGACCCTCGGCTCCCGCTCGTGGCCGGCCTCGGCCCAGGCGGTTCGGAACGCCTCGATCTGCTTGCGCTGCTGCACGTGGAAGGGCTCGCCCGACTCATCGGCTTTGAGCGTCGAGCTCATGAGGTTCATGCCCTGCTCGGCCGCCCACACGGCGGTCGAGTCGGAGCCCGCGCCCCACCAGATGCGGTCGCGCAGGCCGGGCGACTGCGGCTGGATGCCGAGCGGCCCCGGATGCGGGTTCGGGAACATCGGGCGCGGATTCGGCTCGGCGAACCGGGCGCCGTCGATGACCTTCAGGAACACCCCCGCGTTGTTCCGGGCGACATCGGCCATGGTCTCACCCTCGGGCGCCTCGTACCCGAAGTAGCGGTAGCCGTCGATGACCTGCTCGGGTGACCCGCGGGAGATGCCGAGCTGCAGGCGGCCGCCCGCGATGAGGTCGGCGGCGCCGGCATCCTCCGCCATGTAGAGCGGGTTCTCGTAGCGCATGTCGATCACGCCCGTGCCGAGCTCGATCCGGCTCGTCTTCGCGCCCGCCGCCGCAAGCAGGGGGAAGGGGCTCGCGAGCTGGTTCGCGTAGTGGTGCACGCGGAAGTAGGCGCCGTCGGCGCCGACCTCCTCGGCCGCGACCGCGAGGTCGATCGACTGGAGCAGCACGTCGGACGCCGATCTCGTCTGCGAGCCGGGGGAGTTCGACCAGTGCCCGAACGAGAGGAAACCGATGCGCTTCATACAGGTCTCCAACGCCCGGCGCGGTGGGGCATTCCATGGGACCGACCCCGTGAGTGCTCACCGCCGCGGTGACGGCCCGCTGCCGGGTCAGTCGGGGAGTGCGTAGACGGTCACCGGGTCGTGCTTGCCCTTGATCGCGACATCCGTCATCGCCGTTGCGCGCAGATCACGCTCGTCGCCGAGCGCCCGGTACGTCTCCGCGCTCATGAGGATCGGCGCGCCGACATCCTTGGTCTTGTCCTCCAGCCGCGCGGCGAGGTTCACGGTGTCGCCCATGACCGTGTACTCGATCCGCTCGCGGCCGCCGATGTTGCCGGCGATGGCCGGGCCCGTCGCGATGCCGACGCCCGACTCCAGGTTCGGCAGGCCCTCCGCGGTCTCCGCCTCGTTGAACGAGGCCAGGGCCCGGCGCATGCCCATCGCCGCCTGCACCGCGCGGTCGGCGTGGTCCGGCATGGGATTGAGCGGCGTGCCGAAGACCGCCAGGATCGAGTCGCCCGCGAAGCGGGTCACCACTCCGCCGTGCTCGACGACGACCGACACCATCGCCGTCATGTACCGGTTGATCACGTCGACGAGGCGGTCCGGCGACATCCGCTCACTGAGGGTCGTGAAGTCGCGGATGTCGGAGAAGACCACCGAGCACTCGACGAGCGTGCCGCCCAGCCCCGCCCCGGTGTCCACAGCAGCCTGGGCAACCTCGGCGCTCACGTACAGCCCGAACAGTTCACGGACCCGCTCGCCCTGGCGCAGGCCGGCCGTCATGGCGTTGAACCGCTCGCCGAGGTAGCCGAGCTCGTCGTTGGTGGTCACCACCACGCGCGTGTCGAGCTCGTTGCCTTCCACGCGACGCATCGCGGCCTGCAGCGCATCGAGCGGTTCGACGATGGCTCGTGCGACCAGGACCGCTGTGATCACCCCGGTGACGAGGCCCACCCCGAGGATGAACAGCTGCATGAGGACGAGGTTGTCGACGATCGCCTGCGGGTTCTCGGCATCGAGCACGGAACGCGTTCGTGCCAGTGACAGGACCACGAGCAGGGTCGGCGTGAGCCCGCCGATGAGGAGGAACGCCACCAGCAGGCGCCTCCGGACGAGGAGCCGGAACGTGCGGACGGCGCTCAGGTCGCCGTCGGGGAAGAAGGTCGGGACCTGTCGCCGCCAGATCAGGTCGGTACCGAAGTAGACGATCGTCGTCCCGACGGCGCCGCCGATCGCGATGCCGACGAAGTTGCCCGGATCGTCGTACAGGATCGCGAAGAACACCGCCACGACGAGGCTGCCCGCTGCGACGAGCGATGCGCCGATGATCGGCCAGAGCAGCACCAGTCGAGCGACGTTCGGGGGCAGCCCCGCAGCGGGGGCGCCATCCTCGATGCGGCGCAGCCAGACACGGATGGGTCGCCCGAGCCAGACGACCATGATGATCGCCCCGACGAGGATCCCGGCACCCACGACCGCGAAGGTCACGACGCTTCCGGTCTCGAGCGATCGGAGCGCCGCGTCGTCGACCGGAACCGGATCGATGAGCGCGAAGTAGAGGAAGACGATCAGGGCGCCGAACGCCGTCGCGCTCGAGATGAGGACCGCCACTGCGCGCGAGACCTCGCGCGAGGACGCGTGCGGCGCGGCCGTTGGGGCGCCGGATCGATGCTCCTCCGTCATGACGGTCCCCACCCCCGGCTCATCCTGCGGCGTCGGCCTCCCGCGGCGGGTTGTGCATGAACTCGAGGCGGATGCCGTTGTCGTCTTCGACGAACGACGCGTAGTAGCGGTCGTTGAAACGAGGATAGAGCTTGGGCTCGCGGACCGCCGTCCACCCGGCATCCATCGCGACCTCATGCAGGCGGTCGACCTCCTCTCGTGAGTCGACCGCGAAGGCGAGGTGCTGCCACCCGACGCGGCCGTGGCGGTGCGGACCGCTTCCGGGCTCGCGGGTGGGGAAGAGGATCAGCTGCTCTTCCCCACGGTGCCACGCCACCGAGCCGTCCTCATCCTCACGGGTGCAGCCGAGCGCCTGCATCACCGGGTCGAACCGGGCGACGGCACGGGGCAGGTCGTCGACGGAGATTCCGAGGTGGTCGAAGAGATGCATCGGGACATCCTACGGACGGCTGACGGCACGCAGGTGACGAGTTCGTGCAGCCCGTCCGCGATGCCGCCCCAGAACGGGGGTGACGCCCGTGTCCGCGCCGCCCCGCGATGGCGGAGCACCCTAGCCTGACTCGAGATGAGCAGCCGGTGGCCGGCTGAGCGCGGGCCCGCCCCGTCCGCGCCCCGCGAACCGGCACCGCTGAAGACCCGAGGAAGCACACCCATGCCGGATACCCCTGCGACCGAACCGACCCTGCCCGCCAAGATCATCGCCGGCCTCCGCGGCTGGCTCACCGGCCTGACCGTGTTCGGCTGGGTGAGCGTGGCGCTGCTCGCGCTGTTCGTGCTCGTCAGCCTGACGGCGACCGGGATCGGCGGCGGACTCCTCGCCGTCGGCCTGATCGCGCTCGGCTCCGGGGCGTACACGCTGATCACCGGACGCGGGAGCTGGGCGCGCATCCCCGGCCGGAAGGTCGCCGCGATCGTGCTCGCGAGCGGCCTGGTGACCACGGTCGTCGGCACGAGCGCCTACGGGGCGCAGAGCCCGCGCGACGAACCCGCCGCAGTCGCCGAGCCGGCGCCGAGCAGGACCTCCGAACCGGTCGCCACGGACACGCCGACCCCGGAACCGGAACCGACGCCGGAACCGACACCGGAACCTGTCGCCGAGACCAAGCCCGTCCAGGTGGGAACCGCGCTCGCACTGCTGGAGACGCTGCCGATCAAGGGACGTGCCCCGAAGACCGACTACGACCGGACGGGCATGTTCGGCAGCCCGTGGCTGGACGTGGACCGCAACGGCTGCGACACCCGCAACGACATCCTCGCCCGCGACCTCGAACCGGAGATCAAGGCCGGACCGTGCAAGGTCACCTCCGGCACCCTCGTGGACACCTACACCGGCAAGACGATCGAGTTCGTCCGCGGGAACGCCACCTCGGGGGCGGTCCAGATCGACCACGTCGTCTCGCTCATGAACGCGTGGGAGACCGGCGCACAGCAGCTCAGCCACGACCAGCGCATCGCCCTGGCCAACGACCCCCTGAACCTGATCGCCGTGGACGGGCCGACCAACAGCGCCAAGGGCGCGGGGGACGCCGCAACCTGGCTGCCGCCGCACAAGGCTTTCCGATGCCAGTACGTCGCCCGGCAGGCGTCGGTCAAGGCCGCCTACTCGCTCTGGGTGACCCAGGCCGAGCACGACGCGATCGCGCGCATCCTCGCGACCTGCCCGGACGAACCGGCGCTGACCACCGGAGCCGCACGGGCCCAGGCACCGGGACCGGCTGCCGAGCCCACCCCTGAGCCTGCCCCCGCTCCCGAGCCGGCTCCCGCCCCAGCTCCCGAGCCGGCCCCCGCACCGGCACCGGCACCTGCTCCGGCGCCCGTGTACTACGCCAACTGCGACGCCGTCCGTGCCGCTGGAGCCGCACCGATCCGCGCCGGAGACCCCGGCTACAGCCGCAAGCTCGACCGCGACGGCGACGGGGTCGGCTGCGAGTAGTGCCGCCGAAGCGCGGGCAGGGCTATCGAGCCGCTGGGCCAGGCCGGCTCGCAGTGCCCGGCGGGGCGGTCCAGTCGAGCAGGAGGTCGAGGAACGCCGCGGGCTTCTCGAGCGACGGCAGGTGCGCGGCATCCGGCCAGTCGATGCGCCGCGCACCGGCGATGCCGGCGACGAGTCGCGACGCGGCGTCGTGCGTGGTCTCGAGGTCGTGGGTGCCGACGAGCACGAGCGTCCGCACGGCGATCTCGGACAGGCGATCGAGGGCTGCGGGCTCGAGTTCCACCGGCGCGCTTCCAGCCCATGCTGCGTCGATCTCGAACGCTCGACGCTGCATCGTCCGGACCGCCGCGACGACGGCCGGGTCGACGTCGTCCGCGGTGCGGTGAGGCCCGACCACCCAGGCGTCCACGTTCGCCTCGACCGCTGCAGCGAGGTCTCCGCGCGCGAGGGCGTCGTTCTCCGCGTCGATGAACCGGCGGAGGTCGGGCGTCATCGTGGCGAGCAGGCTCCCGCCGGGCGGGCACACCAGCAGCGACTCGACGAGGTCGGGCGCCGTGAGCGCCGCCTCGACCGCGACCCCCGACCCGAATGAGGCCCCGACGAGGTGAGCGCGTTCGATGCCGAGGTGTCGCAGGGTCTCGAGGACATCGTCGACGTGCGACCACTCGCCGTCAGGCTCGGTCGTCGATTCCCCGAACCCGCGCAGGTCGAGCCGGACGGCCGCGCGAGCCGAGCCGAGTTCCGTCCAGTGCGGGTCCCACATCCGGCGGTCGGCGACGCCGGCATGGATCAGCACCACGGGGATGCCGGATCCGGCGACACGGTCGAAGGCGATGCCCGACGCAGTCACGCCCGAGCCGGGGATGTCGCCGCGCGCGGTCTCGGCGGTGGGCCGATGGTCCCGCGATGCGTCGGATCGTCGAGGGTCTGGTGAGTGCACCGTCCATCAATACCGCATATCCGAGGGAGTCGGTCGGGCGTTCCGCAGACGCTGAGCGCGTGCCTACTCGACGAGCTTGCCCACCGTCGAGACCTCGCGCATGAGCGCGGCGATCTCCTCCGGGATCGGCGGGATCGACTCGCGCGTCACGCCCGTGGACGGCGACCAGACCAGATTGACCTGCAGGGCGGCATCCGTCTCGGGGAAGTCGGAGCGGTTGTGGCATCCGCGGGTCTCGCGACGCTCCAGCGCTGCCGACAGCGTCGCGCGAGCGGCCAGCGCGGCGGACTTCAGGTCGAAGGCATGGGCGAGGTCCTGGTAGCCGGCGAGGTCGGGGTGCACGCCGATGTCGGTCATGCGCGCCTCGATGGCGTCGAGTTCGGCGAGGCCCGCGAGGAGGCCCTCCTCGTCGCGGACGACGCCGGCGTGCTCGGTCATGGTGTCGCGGATGGCGCGCTGCAGGGAGCGGACGTTCTCCGGGCCATCCGCCGCCAGCAGGTCGTCGATCTCGGCGCGGGCAGCCTGGACCGCGGACGCCGAACGCCGCTGCGCGGCGAGCCCGCGCGAGTACTCCGCCGCGGCCTGCCCGACGATGCGGCCGAACACGAGCAGCTCGATGAGCGAGTTGCCGCCGAGGCGGTTCGCGCCGTGCAGGCCCGAGGAGGCCTCGCCAATCGCGTAGAGGCCGGGCACGTCGGTGCCGTGGTCGTCGGGGCGCACCCAGACGCCGCCCATCGAGTAGTGCGCGGTGGGCGCGATCTCGATCGGCTCCTGCGTGATGTCGCGCATCTGGAGCTCGAGCATGGTCTGGTAGACGCGGGGGAGGCGCCGCATGATCGTCTCGCGGGGAAGGTGCGAGACATCCAGCCAGACACCGCCGTTCGGGGTGCCGCGGCCCTCCTTGATCTCGGTGTACGCGGCGAGCGCGACGCGGTCGCGCGTCGAGAGTTCCATCCGTTCCGGATCGTAGCGAGACATGAAGCGCTCGCCGAGGGCGTTGGTGAGGATGCCGCCCTCGCCGCGGGCGGCCTCGCTGATGAGGGTGCCTGCCGCGTTCTCGGGCTCGAGGATGCCCGACGGGTGGAACTGCACGAGCTCGGGGTCGCGCACCCGGCCGCCCGCCTCGACGGCGAGGCGCCAAGAGTCGCCCGTGTTCTCATCGCGCCGCGACGACGTGCGCCGCCAGATGCGGTTGTGGCCGCCGGCGGCGAGGATGACGGCGTCGGCGTGGATGAGGTAGCGGGTGCCGTCCTCGAGGTCGAAGCCGTAGGCGCCGAAGACCGCGCCGTCGTCGTTGACGAGGATGCGCGTGACGTAGACGGTGTCGAGGATCGGCACGCCGAGCTGCGCGGCCCGGTTCACGAGCGTGCGCTGGATCTCGAGGCCGGTGTAGTCGCCCGCGAATGCGGTGCGCCGGAAGGTGTGCGCGCCGAAGAAGCGCTGCGAGATGCGGCCGTCCTCTTCGCGGGCGAACGGCATGCCGTAGCGCTCGAGGTCCTGGATGCCGCGGGCTGCGCCCTTGGTCACGGTCTCGACGGTGCGCGGGTCGGCGAGGAGGTAGCTCTCCTTCAGGGTGTCGGCGGCGTGCTGCTGCCAGCTGTCGTCGGCGTCCATGGTGCCGAGGGCCGCGTTGATGCCGCCGGCCGCGAGCGAG comes from the Agromyces marinus genome and includes:
- a CDS encoding excalibur calcium-binding domain-containing protein codes for the protein MPDTPATEPTLPAKIIAGLRGWLTGLTVFGWVSVALLALFVLVSLTATGIGGGLLAVGLIALGSGAYTLITGRGSWARIPGRKVAAIVLASGLVTTVVGTSAYGAQSPRDEPAAVAEPAPSRTSEPVATDTPTPEPEPTPEPTPEPVAETKPVQVGTALALLETLPIKGRAPKTDYDRTGMFGSPWLDVDRNGCDTRNDILARDLEPEIKAGPCKVTSGTLVDTYTGKTIEFVRGNATSGAVQIDHVVSLMNAWETGAQQLSHDQRIALANDPLNLIAVDGPTNSAKGAGDAATWLPPHKAFRCQYVARQASVKAAYSLWVTQAEHDAIARILATCPDEPALTTGAARAQAPGPAAEPTPEPAPAPEPAPAPAPEPAPAPAPAPAPAPVYYANCDAVRAAGAAPIRAGDPGYSRKLDRDGDGVGCE
- a CDS encoding DUF4328 domain-containing protein gives rise to the protein MASATQVLLVVCGVLSAITIGTELFGIGAASSYLGGDEAAVGSINAYDQTSTIVNALGAIALIATGVYWAIWQYRAAKQVAGRTRRSPGRHASSWFIPIVSFWFPYQNVSDLWRATGRSRPPWQITWWVLWLSSNLAIWIAGRIYAAAETLEHFRSAMWVSLAGEVLLLAAAPLAWMVVRGITRGLLERARLVDAASGAEVATSPA
- a CDS encoding class I SAM-dependent methyltransferase, which translates into the protein MTTSKERRPRPATRADATTADATTADASGKLTLAEILELVAGGRLPLRFTAYDGSSAGPPDAPLGIELKTPRGTTYLATGRGDLGLARAYIAGDLEIHGVHPGDPYELLKALADELVFRMPPPRVMAQILRSIGVEHLRPIAPPPGEAPPRWRRVATGRRHGKARDAEAIHHHYDVSNAFYEWVLGPSMTYTCACYPRPEASLDEAQENKYRLVFDKLRLSPGDRLLDVGCGWGGMVRYAARRGIRVIGVTLSEEQATWAQRAIAEEGLGELAEVRHGDYRDIRDSGFDAVSSIGLLEHIGVRNYAKYFRFLQSRLRPGGLLLNHCITRPDNRSEPSTHGFIDRYVFPDGELTGSGRIITEAQDAGLEVLHEENLRPHYALTLRDWCANLVEHWDEAVDEVGLPTAKVWGLYMAGSRLQFERGGIQLHQVLAVKPGDRGGIGDLPLRPWWAA
- a CDS encoding LLM class flavin-dependent oxidoreductase, translating into MKRIGFLSFGHWSNSPGSQTRSASDVLLQSIDLAVAAEEVGADGAYFRVHHYANQLASPFPLLAAAGAKTSRIELGTGVIDMRYENPLYMAEDAGAADLIAGGRLQLGISRGSPEQVIDGYRYFGYEAPEGETMADVARNNAGVFLKVIDGARFAEPNPRPMFPNPHPGPLGIQPQSPGLRDRIWWGAGSDSTAVWAAEQGMNLMSSTLKADESGEPFHVQQRKQIEAFRTAWAEAGHEREPRVSVSRSIFAIVNDTDRAYFVGGGDRSDQFGVIDDFRAVFGRSYAAEPDVLIEQLREDEAIAAADTLLLTVPNQLGVDYNAHVLESILTHVAPALGWR
- a CDS encoding VOC family protein, producing MHLFDHLGISVDDLPRAVARFDPVMQALGCTREDEDGSVAWHRGEEQLILFPTREPGSGPHRHGRVGWQHLAFAVDSREEVDRLHEVAMDAGWTAVREPKLYPRFNDRYYASFVEDDNGIRLEFMHNPPREADAAG
- a CDS encoding L-aspartate oxidase, encoding MTTAARTAPERQLSTTVLVIGTGGSGLRAAIELAEAGVDVLALGKRAKSDAHTSLAAGGINAALGTMDADDSWQQHAADTLKESYLLADPRTVETVTKGAARGIQDLERYGMPFAREEDGRISQRFFGAHTFRRTAFAGDYTGLEIQRTLVNRAAQLGVPILDTVYVTRILVNDDGAVFGAYGFDLEDGTRYLIHADAVILAAGGHNRIWRRTSSRRDENTGDSWRLAVEAGGRVRDPELVQFHPSGILEPENAAGTLISEAARGEGGILTNALGERFMSRYDPERMELSTRDRVALAAYTEIKEGRGTPNGGVWLDVSHLPRETIMRRLPRVYQTMLELQMRDITQEPIEIAPTAHYSMGGVWVRPDDHGTDVPGLYAIGEASSGLHGANRLGGNSLIELLVFGRIVGQAAAEYSRGLAAQRRSASAVQAARAEIDDLLAADGPENVRSLQRAIRDTMTEHAGVVRDEEGLLAGLAELDAIEARMTDIGVHPDLAGYQDLAHAFDLKSAALAARATLSAALERRETRGCHNRSDFPETDAALQVNLVWSPSTGVTRESIPPIPEEIAALMREVSTVGKLVE
- a CDS encoding alpha/beta fold hydrolase — protein: MTASGIAFDRVAGSGIPVVLIHAGVADRRMWDPHWTELGSARAAVRLDLRGFGESTTEPDGEWSHVDDVLETLRHLGIERAHLVGASFGSGVAVEAALTAPDLVESLLVCPPGGSLLATMTPDLRRFIDAENDALARGDLAAAVEANVDAWVVGPHRTADDVDPAVVAAVRTMQRRAFEIDAAWAGSAPVELEPAALDRLSEIAVRTLVLVGTHDLETTHDAASRLVAGIAGARRIDWPDAAHLPSLEKPAAFLDLLLDWTAPPGTASRPGPAAR
- a CDS encoding adenylate/guanylate cyclase domain-containing protein, with protein sequence MTEEHRSGAPTAAPHASSREVSRAVAVLISSATAFGALIVFLYFALIDPVPVDDAALRSLETGSVVTFAVVGAGILVGAIIMVVWLGRPIRVWLRRIEDGAPAAGLPPNVARLVLLWPIIGASLVAAGSLVVAVFFAILYDDPGNFVGIAIGGAVGTTIVYFGTDLIWRRQVPTFFPDGDLSAVRTFRLLVRRRLLVAFLLIGGLTPTLLVVLSLARTRSVLDAENPQAIVDNLVLMQLFILGVGLVTGVITAVLVARAIVEPLDALQAAMRRVEGNELDTRVVVTTNDELGYLGERFNAMTAGLRQGERVRELFGLYVSAEVAQAAVDTGAGLGGTLVECSVVFSDIRDFTTLSERMSPDRLVDVINRYMTAMVSVVVEHGGVVTRFAGDSILAVFGTPLNPMPDHADRAVQAAMGMRRALASFNEAETAEGLPNLESGVGIATGPAIAGNIGGRERIEYTVMGDTVNLAARLEDKTKDVGAPILMSAETYRALGDERDLRATAMTDVAIKGKHDPVTVYALPD